TAAACTTTTTTTGAAATTACTAACCTCATTAGAAAACGGTGCTGCCTCATAAGATCTAGGCATCGTTAGTGCAAAAGCCTGCAATAATTCTTGATAGAAAGCAGGAAATTCTAATTTTCCTTTTACAGCTTCCTCATCATATCCTGCTTCAGATGTTAGGAAATAGTAAAAGCAAAAAGAGAGTAATTTGGGCTGATCATATTTTTGAAACCAATCCTGAATACTTTTATATTGTTTAGGAAATTTTTCGGCGGCAAGACTTCAAAATTCTCTTACTGATTCAAGTCGCTCTTCCACGGTATTTTCTAAATCACTTATAGATGCTTCAAAATATTTCATTTTAATCGGCGCTGGAGCAGAGCTATTATTCTTAAAATCTGAAGAATTTATACTACTTTTTGTAGATCTTTTTCCTTTTTGAGATGACTTACTATTTTTTCTTTTTTTGCGTGACATTTGTTATTAGTTTCATATAAAATTAGGATTTTTTTTAAAAAAAATATTGAACAAAATCGTAGGGATTATCTTTAGTAAAACATATTGATTAAGGATAAAATCGTGAGAAATGACACTATAATTTTTCATCAAAATAAATTTGAAAAATAAAACAATCAATATTTGACATATTTCGAAACTGTATTCAATACAGAAATTTCATCGTTACTACGAAAAGGTAGTGATTTTATCAGATATTCATAACTGAACTTTACCTCACAAAAGTTGATCAGCTGTTCAAAACATTTTAACATCAAAAATCACAGTTATGAATATCGAAAGAACAGAATTTTTAGCATGGATGGAAAGGATCATGGAACGATTCGACATCCTTAAAGAACAAATTATGTCCAATCAATCCAAGTTTATTGAAATCGATGGTGAAGTGCTGCTTGACAATCAGGATGTACTGCAACTCCTAAAAATAAGCTCAAGATCCCTGCAACGTTATCGTACCAATAAAAAACTACCATATTACACCATTAGTGGTAAGCTATATTACAAACTTTCTGATGTACATCAACTCATCAGAGAATGTTTAAGTTCCTAATTAAAGAAAGACAACGA
This genomic stretch from Chryseobacterium sp. POL2 harbors:
- a CDS encoding helix-turn-helix domain-containing protein; this translates as MNIERTEFLAWMERIMERFDILKEQIMSNQSKFIEIDGEVLLDNQDVLQLLKISSRSLQRYRTNKKLPYYTISGKLYYKLSDVHQLIRECLSS